ATTCAGATCAGCTTCCGGAGGTCTTGTAGCGGCTCCAATATGGGCTTCTTTTATTGTAGAAGCGAGCAGAATTTTAAAAATACCTTCTAATGATTTTATCGCACCGGAAAATATTGTGTCATTAACTGTATGTACAGAAAGCGGAAAAATAGCTTCATCTAACTGCGAAAATACATACAGCGAAATATTTATAATTGGAACTGAACCGACAGAAGTGTGCCCTCTGCACAGAGATTATCTTGGGATGCCGGAGGATCCGGAATTCAAGGATGACACGACGAAACCGATTTTGATTTTTTAAGGAGGAGCGACTTGAAATTATTATTGTCGCTGTTTGTCATTGTCATGACTCTTTTCGCAGCGTATTCAGTTTATCTTTATTTTACAAAGTATAAGATGATTGAAGATAAATTAATAAGTGTAGAACATGAAAGAAACGCGCTTCTGACTAGAATGGCTTCTGTTGAAGGATTTAAAGTCAACGACACGTTGATGTCAAAAACGAGCACTCCGTTGACTCCATACGGCAAGGAAATTGTTGATTCGCTGGAATTGCAGGTAAACAATATAATTATGGAAGTCGATTCTCAAGTTTTTATAGGAGCGTCGGTTGAAATACCCCTGGATAATTTTTTTGATCCGGAATCTATTACAGTGTGGAAGCAAGGAGGAAAAGAGCTTTTACAAAGAATCGGCGACATTATTAACAGAAGCGGAAACGTAAAAGTTGTTTTTTCTGTATACGTAGACAGTTATATTCCCGGAGAGGGAGAGATTTACGCAATAAAAACCCCATGGGAAGTTGCAGCAAAAAGAGGACTCGACATAGTTCAATTTCTGAATGACAGCTGCGGAACAGTATCAGCTCAAATAACACTTGAAATTTACGGATCACAGTTTCCAAAAGGAGACACGACTACCAGGGAAGGAAGAGTTGCGACGAGAAGAGTTGTTTTTACGCTTTTGGAAAAATGAAAGTCCTGGTTCTTTTCTCAGGCGGACTCGATTCTCTGTTAGCTTCCTTCTGGGTAAAAAGTTCAGGATTAGAGCCTGAACACATATTTATAAAAACTCCATTCAATAGGTCAGAAAGACCTCAATATTTCGCCGAGAAATACGGATTGAAATTGAACCTGATAGAAACAGATAGAAATTATTTAGAAATAATAAAAAACCCTGAATACGGAACAGGGAAAAATCTGAATCCTTGTATAGACTGCCATGCGTTCATGATAAAACAAACGGGAATTTTACTGGAACATAAAAAAGCGGCCTTCATTGTAACAGGAGAAGTTTTGGGTCAAAGGCCGATGTCTCAAAGAAAAGACGGATTGAGATCGGTAGACAGACTGAGCGGATATGGAGAATTGACAGTAAGACCTCTTTCAGGCAAATTACTTGAAAAGACTACACCTGAAAAGCTGGGGTGGATTAAAAGAGAAAAAATGTTATCTATTTCAGGAAGAGGTAGAGCAGAACAACTGGAACTGGCAAAGCAATATGGAATAGACGAATATGAGAACCCGGCAGGGGGATGTCTTTTGACTGATAAAAACATATCATCCAGGACGTTAAAACTTATACAAAGAAACGAATTCGATAAATTCAACATTGAACTTGTCAGAGTAGGAAGACATTTTGTATCGCGCTCAGGAACGAAAATAATCTTGGGAAGAAATAAAAATGAAAACGATAAACTCTTTAAAATGAAAAGAAAAAATGACTTGTTTTTAGAACAGAATAAAATAAAAGCTCCTTCCGCGTTAATTCTGTTTCCCTTCAAAAGCGATGACTTACAGACTGCGGCAGATCTTATTTGTTTTTTTTCAAAAAATAGGAACGGCAACTTCACGATTCCAGCGCCGGTAGGCGAGATATTAAGCCGT
The sequence above is drawn from the candidate division WOR-3 bacterium genome and encodes:
- a CDS encoding tRNA 4-thiouridine(8) synthase ThiI; translation: MKVLVLFSGGLDSLLASFWVKSSGLEPEHIFIKTPFNRSERPQYFAEKYGLKLNLIETDRNYLEIIKNPEYGTGKNLNPCIDCHAFMIKQTGILLEHKKAAFIVTGEVLGQRPMSQRKDGLRSVDRLSGYGELTVRPLSGKLLEKTTPEKLGWIKREKMLSISGRGRAEQLELAKQYGIDEYENPAGGCLLTDKNISSRTLKLIQRNEFDKFNIELVRVGRHFVSRSGTKIILGRNKNENDKLFKMKRKNDLFLEQNKIKAPSALILFPFKSDDLQTAADLICFFSKNRNGNFTIPAPVGEILSRQLSDEEVERMKLFK